In the genome of Xanthomonas hortorum pv. pelargonii, the window GCGCCCGCAGTGGAATTCACCCATGATGGCCAACGCCAGCATATCGCCTGCGACTACATCGTTGGCTGCGACGGCTTCCATGGCATCAGCCGCGCCAGCATTCCGCCCGAGCGACTGCGCCTGTTCGAGCGCGTGTATCCGTTCGGATGGCTGGGCGTGCTTGCCGACACACCGCCAGTGCACGATGAGCTGATCTACGCACGTCACCCACGCGGGTTTGCGTTGTGTTCGATGCGCTCGCCCACACGCACGCGCTATTACGTGCAGGTGCCAGCAGATGCGCGGGTGGAGGCCTGGAGCGACCAGGCATTCTGGAATGAATTGCGTGCGCGGCTGCCAGACACCTTGGCTGCGCAACTGGCGACCGGCCCATCGATCGAAAAGAGCATTGCGCCGCTGCGCAGTTTTGTCGCCGAACCGATGCAGTACGGTCGTCTGTTTCTGGCCGGCGACGCGGCGCACATCGTGCCGCCGACCGGCGCGAAAGGCCTGAACCTGGCGCTGGCCGATGTCGGCTTACTCGCACAGTTGTTCGAACGCTGGAACACATCCGGCGATGCCGGCGTGCTGCAGCAGTATTCGGCGCTCGCGCTGCAACGGGTCTGGAAGGCCGAGCGGTTTTCATGGTGGATGACCACCTTGCTGCACACCTTCGACGACGAAGATGCGTTTACCACGCGGATACGTTCTGCCGAGCTGGATTATCTGCTGGGCAGCGAGGCCGGCCGCGCCACACTGGCAGAAAATTATGCCGGTTTGCCGTTGGTGGAGTTGGCTGGCGAGTGATCTGATCAAGGTCGCCGACATACAACTGCACGGCTGTCAGGCAAGCAGTCTCGCTGCACGGATTCCGCACGGATTCGTGCATTGTGTGTCCCACGCAGTACCCATGCTCACATGCCAAAACGCTGCTCGCATGCGTTCGCCGCGCCTGGTGACATGACGCGCATCACGTTGAATGGTGATGTTTTTCTCACCACCCATTTCAGAAGTTCCCTGGTCCACTTTAAGGCGTCTAGCGGGCGAGCGAACGCGGCCGTTAGGCTGGCGGCGACGCGTACAAATCGCTGTGTGCAAGGGCGCGTCATTCCCCCAATCAGCGGAGCATCGTGCTGCTGCCTGCAGCGAGCGCAGTGCCCGTCTCCACCCAGGAGTGCTCCATGAAAACCCTGTTCTCCCGTGCCCTGTTACTGGTCATGCTGGTGGCGCCCGTGGCTGCGTTCGCGCAGACCGCAGTGACCGCCAATCCCAACCACCAGAAGATGCTGGTCGGTTCCACCTGGTTCGAAACCGCCAACAAGCGCCTGGTCTACGATTTCTGGCGCACCGTGTTCGAAGCCGGTCAGGTGCAGTACGCGCCGATGTACATGGACAAGAACTACATTCAGCACAACCCGAATGTGGCCAACGGGCGCGACGCCTTCATTGCATTTCTGACCGCCTTCGTGCCGCCGACGCCGGTGCAGGAACGCGTGCAGTTGCCGCTGGTGGCCATCACCGCAGATCGTGATCTGGTCACGCTGGTGTCGGTGCGTACGCTGCCGGATCCGCGCGATCCGAGCAAGACCTACACCACCACCTGGTTCGACATGTTCCGCATCGAAAAAGGCCTGATCAAGGAACATTGGGATCCGGACACGATTGCCGGCCGCGCCAATACCAGCGGCCAGTAAGTGCTGCGGCACTGCAGGGCTGCAGCGTGCAGCCCTGCAGTGCGTAACTCACGCGAGTTGCCAACCTAACGTTGCGCCCACCTGATGGTGGGCGCAGTTGTTTCGATGGCAGCGTTTAGCTGATGCGGAAGCCCATCGTGGCTTCCACCGCCTGCTGCCAGCCGGCATACAGTTGTTCGCGCTTGTCGTCGGCCATGTTCGGCTCGAACCGGCGATCCACTGCCCACTGCTTGGCGATCTCTTCGCGGCTGCTCCAGAAGCCGGTCGCCAGACCTGCCAGATAGGCCGCGCCGAGTGCGGTGGTTTCTGAAACTTCCGGACGCAGCACTGGTACGTTGAGAATGTCGCTCTGGAACTGCGCCATGAAGTCGTTGGCGATCGCGCCGCCGTCGGCACGCAGCTCTTTCAGCTCGATGCCCGAATCGGCCTGCATTGCAGTGAGCACGTCGCGGGTCTGATACGCCATCGAT includes:
- the pobA gene encoding 4-hydroxybenzoate 3-monooxygenase, encoding MRTQIAIIGAGPSGLLLGELLLRAGIDTVIIERQTPAHVLGRIRAGVLEQGSVELLQRAGVGERLQREGLLHHGFELSLDGQRERIDLLRGCGRGVTVYGQTEVTADLMQARARSAAPTYYNAQDVTLCEVQSNAPAVEFTHDGQRQHIACDYIVGCDGFHGISRASIPPERLRLFERVYPFGWLGVLADTPPVHDELIYARHPRGFALCSMRSPTRTRYYVQVPADARVEAWSDQAFWNELRARLPDTLAAQLATGPSIEKSIAPLRSFVAEPMQYGRLFLAGDAAHIVPPTGAKGLNLALADVGLLAQLFERWNTSGDAGVLQQYSALALQRVWKAERFSWWMTTLLHTFDDEDAFTTRIRSAELDYLLGSEAGRATLAENYAGLPLVELAGE
- a CDS encoding nuclear transport factor 2 family protein, whose product is MKTLFSRALLLVMLVAPVAAFAQTAVTANPNHQKMLVGSTWFETANKRLVYDFWRTVFEAGQVQYAPMYMDKNYIQHNPNVANGRDAFIAFLTAFVPPTPVQERVQLPLVAITADRDLVTLVSVRTLPDPRDPSKTYTTTWFDMFRIEKGLIKEHWDPDTIAGRANTSGQ